CGCATATTTAGTAAGTTATTTAGGGCAATAACTGTAAGTAAACAAAATGCTAAGCATTTTCATTTCTCATAGTTAGCAAGTTATTTAGGACAATAACTGTGAGAGACCACCTAGTCCAAGACTCCCATCATCACAGAAATTAGATACAGATTGGGCACAAGACCAACCCATTCTCATTGCAATCAGAACACCTTACCACAACAACCCTCTCTGGTTTCTCTCCATCTTCACCTTCCTCCTTCACCAACACCAGATTCACCAACACTTTGCAACTCCCATTACACCGGAAACAAGGCAAGAACCGCACGCCCCCGCACCCTTCACACAACATGCCCGCCTTTCTCTTCGGCAAGCCCTCAAGCAGCTCCCCCAGACCGCCCTCCTCGACGATCCTCATCACCTCCTCGGCCCCACCCAAGTACCTACCCCTCACGAAGACCCTCGGCGGCACAACCTCCACCCTTGCCCGCCCCTTCATCAGCTCCCTCAGCTCCTCCTTGAACCCGCTGTCCATTGACACATCCCGCTCACACACCGCCACACCAAGCCCCTCGACTGCCGCCCTCACAGCATTGCAGTCCTCGAACGTCTTCCGCACCCCTCGCAGAGTGGTGGTGTAGATCACAACCCGGTCCTCTCCCCTCGGAGGGCAGAGGTACTCAAACCTGTTGATCGCGGGATTCGCCGCTAGCACAGCAGCAGACAGACTCGGAACTTCACTGTGGCTGCCATCTCGCGGCGGTGGTGGCAGCTTGAGAACGGGGGATGGgtgaatttgaaatttaaatgaatTAACGCGGGAAGCGGAATTAGGGTTCGAGTTCTCTTTGTCGAAGCCAAAAGGGCCTTTGAATTTGGGTGGGGGGAGAGGGGAAAAGCGGAAGCTTTCGGCGTCTAGGCCGGACATGAGCTCCCAGGAGTTGATGATCTCGGGGCGGGTCGGGTCGGACCACAGAGGCTTGGATTCCGACCGGAAGGACTTGGGGTCGGAGAGAGGGGAGTGGAAGATGGATCCAAGGGTAAACCGCGGCGGAGGAGTCGGCGgcgtggtggcggcggcggcggcggcggcggcgggggtggAGGGTGTGGGTGGGTCGAGGGTGAGGAGGCCGTAGGTGGTGGAGGTGAGAGAGACAATGTGGTGGCCGAGGGCGGAGGTCCCGAGGGGAGAGAACTCGTCGTCGTGACTCAGCAGGTTGGAGGAGACGCAACCCATGGTCCCTGGTATTACTGCCGGAGCTTCGGAGTTGCTAAATTTGTCAGCTTTCTTTCCTGTTCTTGAAaccgaaacaaaagaagaaactgaAGAGAAGGTGGCACAATGTGGAAGAGAGAGTTTGAAGGGTGTGGAGACTCGAGATCTCGAGAGAGAGCGAAATAGTTATGGCTACGATCCAACAGACGACTTCTGTGGAGGAGAGAAGAGAAACAGAgtaaagtaaaaggaaaatgggagtgacgaagaagaaagaagaagaagaagtgaacaGTGTGGAGCGATTGCAGttcaatttttcgaaaagaGTGGAAGTGGGAAACTTGGGGTAAAGAGGGAGCGGTGAAAATTCAAAGCGAGgagtgagagagaaaatattgggtgctcctggagtgccacgtcatctctaaGACACTCCATTTAATGATCGACACGTGTCCAGTGAAGCCcacatttcagattttttaaaatctgtttttcttcacatttttctttccgtAAACATTCACAGCGCCACCCCCCTCTCTCCAAGTTTCAAAACGTGGGACGGCATTTCGGGCGGTGAAATCATAGGCGCCGCCGTCGAACGGAGAGGGGGCAACCCCGCCTATGGCGGACACCCTCCGGAGCAAAGCGTCCTTCACACTAATTCCCCTCACCTTCATCTTCACATCTTCAACCAACAAATGGCCGCAAGGGAGCCGTCGAAATCGGCGGCGGGGGTCAAGATGTGTTGAGGGCGACTTGCTGAGATGTTTGGGGCTCACGGCCCACTTTCTCTCTTTGCCGCCCGATCTCTCTCTTCTAATCTCTGTTTCAAGTTACGGCCTTGCCTCCCGCGATCTCCATCTTcggcacgaaaaaaaaaaaaaagatgaaggtGAGGGATCCTGTCACTTGAAGAGGGAGAGTGTAGCAGTGGGGTgtttacgaaaaaaaaatgtaatagaaaacagattttaaaaaatcgGAAATGTGGGCCCCGAACACGTGTCGTTCATTGAATGAGGTGTCTTGAGATGACGCACTCAaggagcacctaatattttcccggaggagaaaatattgggtgcgcctgaagtgccacgtcatctttgagCTAGACTATAGAAAATTTGACACGTGTCCTTGTGGGTTCCACTctcatcaaattttcaaaatcctCAAGATCTTCCGTCTCCGTAAACGCTCCGTTAtgtctttttccccttctctctctttgcatcCGTCTTTCCGAGGTTTCTCTCTGTGCGCGCCGTCTCTCTCCCATCCCACGAGAAATctgctcactctctctctcacaaatcCTTCTTCATTCACGAACGACCAAGGAGAAACAAGAAATCCTCGTTTTCAAACCCTAATCACGAACGTACCCACAAAAACCGAAAATCTTCTCGAAATCTGCCTTCGGCATGGCTCCTGTCGTCGCCTTCGAGCCCATCGGCGATCATGAACGCGCTCAAATCGCATTAGCCTCTGCGTTCATTCTCACAACTTTCTATAAAGTTCATCCCGCGGTTTCTCTCGAGGTTTGGTcgattcctcctcctcctcctcctcctctctctctctctctctctctatgtttcAGCTTTGATTTGGTAGAATCGGTTATCATTTTCATCCTTGAGTGCTAAAGAGGGCTAGTGTTGAAGTAAAAAACTTTCACGCGATGTTGTCGGTTATGATGCAACCGAGTATGATGATTTATCTCTTCCGTTCCATCGCATAAAAAAACTTTCGTGACTAAAGTTAAAAACTTTGGCGACCGTGGGTTGGGTGAGAAGAGAAAAAGCGCATCGCCTCAAAACTTTTATGATGGCTATCAAGTTGCTATCGGGTGCACGAAATACTCAAGCAAGAGATGTGGGAACGTCGCTTACCTTAATCTCATACAACCGCGAGATACAAGAGGGGGCTTACTGACAGACCTGAGATACGAACCGTGGCCTTCGATGGTCCTCCTGTCCGAAATAGTCCAGACTTTCATTCTTGCTGATTTTTGCTATTTCTACGCCAAAAAGTGGCCAATGCGTTGCTAGATTTTTGCTTCGGGCAACTTATTGAACCTCCACAATATGGAATCTGACTTGGAAGTACCGACACTCTTCAAGGGTCTCCCCGTCGTGTCCGACACTCCGACACTCTTTGACATGCAATTCACATATGATTACACACTAGTGCAGAATCCCGATATACCATTTCGACAAATacgggatcaattttaatcattttcaataaagtaggtgtcaaaatataaatttataaaaaatatagatATATAAGTCATATATCTAaccactccaaaattaatatacccagtcacaaaaaaaaaactaatcgtgaatctctaacagcagaagaagaaaaaaaaaattcaccgatatttttatacagtcattatatatatacacgcaCGTGCGcatgtcccaacgtgtcgaaattctctattttttgagaaataacatGTCAAAGtatcatgtcgtgtcgtgtcgtgtctcgTATCAATGTTAGTGCTACATAGAAATTTAGAAATTTAGTCTTTGTTACAGCGTCTTTGGTTGACAACTCGGTCCACGTCTCCCCTCCGGAGTGGTGTGAACGACGTTAAAATAAAGAATTGACTGACCATTTTAGACTTATACCTTAAAAAATGGTAGCAACTCTTGTCTAGTTTCTTTTGTAGCTTCTCTTGTCAGACCAttatagatttttatttttatttttttctatcaagTGGATGTTGAGTTGAGGATGCACTCTCCTCTGGTACATAAATTTTTCGTAGAAATCTTGTGCAAATTGGCTTCCCGAGGTTGGCATTTGCTCTTTATTTTGATGTTGCCGACTGTGGAGATCCCCCAATAGCTTAATGTACAGCTTAGAGGTTGTTCTTAGTCCACATGTTCTGGAGCATATCTAATCTCGTGCCTAAACTTATCAAATATGTCAACTTTTTTGCGGTGTAATTATACTATGAGTTGAAATGGTAGCTTTTTGTTCTAATTCATCTGTCTTTTTATGGACATCAAGGTTCTGAAATTTGAACGAAGAAACCACTAGAACATCCATTCATTGCGATTTTTGTTGCATTGAACTAGTTTTGCCGAGATTGTTGCTGTTTTTTTGAAGTTGTTACATCAATTACTTTGCACGCGCAAAGTTATCGAATGGATGAATCAAAGATAATTTATTACTCATACTATGAGagacatatttttctttcttaagtaACAGATGAGATGTTATTTTGCTTGTAAAAACACTACGTTaagtattttttgttcttttgattgTAACATGAAACTTTCCCATCTTGCACATGTAATGCGTGATTTTGAGAAAAGTTTTGAGCTTGTAGTAGGTATGGTTTTTCCAAATGAACTTAAAGCATATAATAATTATGTGGCTTATGCAATCGGCGAAGGATTTGGAGTGAGGAAGGCTAATGTGGTTAGAATTGTTAAATGAGAAATAACTTGTCAGACTTTTGTGTATAACTGTGAGGGACATTCTCACAGCATATCTAATAAAGGAAGGAAATTCGAAAGGTTTGAAATTAGATGCGGCTGTCTTGCTCATATCAAATTTAAAGTGGACGATGGTGTCTATGAAGTTATAAAGTGTGTTTATAAGCATTATCATGTATTTATACCCGAAGATCAAAAGCATTTGATAAGATGTAGAAGAATGATACCCGATAGCGACAAGGCTATCCTAGCCGATATGGCTAAATTTGGCATTGAGGGAACTTCCTCATTTAAGTTCTTAGTAAATAGAGCATGAGGAAGCTAAAACTTATATTTCATCTTGCGTGATACTCAAAATCACTTGCAGACGTAAGATCCAACGTTATAAGTGGAGAGATTGTCAAGGtcttctaaatcattttcattgcatgcaaatgcaaaacccAATGTTTTTCTATGTTGTACAGGTAAATCAAGAGGATAGGTTGAACAGATAGcttgttcaaatttgattatgatTGTTTAGGTGATGCGTTGGTGTTTGATACTAGTACCGCACCAATAAATATAACATGATATGTACACTTTTTGCTAGGGTTAATCACCCTTGGAAGAATACTCTGTTCGGTTATGCATTTTTATTGGATGAGATTGCCGAttaatttatttggttatttgaGGCTTTTTTGGAGTCTATGGATAATAAGGCTTCGAAAATCTTTTTCTCTAATCAAGACCAAGCAATGGAAAAAGCCTTTAGAACGGTGTTTCTGAATACACAACATTGTTTATGCACTTGGCACAATGGGAAAAatgtcaatcaaaatattctaCAGCTTTACCACAAGCCAGAATTTaaggataaatatttttttgagtttATGTATAGATGTAGATCAGAGGATGAATTTGAATCTACTTGAAGAGAAATGGAAGATGAGTGGGAAACCGAGAATAACACTTGGTTTCGGAGATTATACGACTTTAGACGTAAATGGAGTTCGGCTTTTGGTCGTAATATTTTTACATGTGCTATAAGATCAAGTCAAAGGAGTTAGAGTACCAATAATGTATTCTAATGAATGTCGATTAAAACATTGACCCTTGTAGAATTTATCCATCAATATGAAGAATAATTGAAGCACATGCGAgaaattgaaagtcaagatgatTATAGTTCTCATGGGAAGCCCAAAATGCAGATTTTGAATAATGGAGTCTTGACACATGCCCACCTCTTTGTATACTAATACCATATTTAAAAGGTTTAATGAAGAAATGTTGCAAAGTATCTCCGACCAGATTTCAAGTACTACACTTGATGAATCGGTTCAAATGTATACTCTAAAGTGTAAGGGGATTCAACATGAACATGTTGTCGATTTGACACTTGAAAACTTTTTAGTTTCttctaaattcaaattttttggatgAAAGGGGTTGTTGTGTTGCCATGCCTTGCGCGTGCATGCCTCCTCTTACTCCTAGCTATATTCTCTACATAATTAGTAGGTGGTGGAGCAATGAATTTCATTTCCACACATCCTGGAATTGCCTCCATCAATGGTTATGCCCGAGAAGCTTGGTTTGAACATTCATGCTATAGTTAGAGTCAAAATTTTGTTTGGATTCTATGAGTGAGTGGGCATTCCATATTcctatattttgaaaagatggaTTAAGGGTGTTAAACAAGGGAATGTGAATGATGAATCACCTCAAATGTcaatgagtcctaaattttatcgATTTTCCACATTAATTCAAGAACCTTTTGAACCGATGAGATTGGGAGCTAAAGATGGAAATACTATGAGTATATTGAGGAAAGCtttgcaaaaaggaaaagccGACATTTCACCATACAAGTAATGTCTGGTTGTGACCGAGGATGCTAGTGATGATGATAACAAGGCTTCTTTGTGTGAGATTGTGGTATCGGATCCCTttcgaaggaaaggaaagggagcCAGGTATGGAAGAtttaaaagttcaattgagaaaaaaaaatctaagaaaggAACACCCTCCGTGCGAATAGAAAGTTGAGGTGAATGACTTATTGTTCAAGTTAATATGAGTATCTAAATTTTTCTCTTATGTTACTTGATGCCAATTAACATATCCAATACTTTGTAATATAGAGTTGGTTGCCCAAGCAATATATGATCAAACTTATTTCCTTGATTATTCAATGCATTCAAATTAGATTTGTAGTACCTTATATTCTAGCAACAATGGTGGTCCTACAATAGATCCAGATTTTCATAATTAAGTATATTGCTCTTAGTCCTTCATTTATATTTTACATTAGGCTAatatggtcttttttttttaatatagatGCAACTACCATAAATTATATCGGCGGGGATTGTGAATGGATTTTCCCCATTCACTGGTCGGATATTTAATAGTTGGAAGCAACATAAGCATTTTGTTACATTCTACTAATGGAGTCatttattttatgcaaatgCAATCAACATACATCATATCGCTAAGGATTATGAATGGATTTTCCCCACTCACTAGTGAAGTGCTTATTATGGAAATCAATTCACATCCCGGTGTTTCATCTTTTTGTATTGTATTATTTGTTTATAATGGTTTGTCATAAATAGATGTTGGAGTACCATAACATATTTTATGGAACCATTTCAGGTCAGGTACTACTTACCGTTTGTGGATGTGGGATTATTTGAGACAATATTTATCTAGCCATGTTGTATAGTACAATCTAAATATATTTGTTATTTCTTTATGCATAGGTCATCACACACTTCTGAGCAACCTAGGATAAATGAGTTGAACAATTCAGAGGGCATCGATAGTGCATGGTCATGGCATAAATAGTCGGGAGGAATCCTTATCGGGAGCGAGAGGGCTTAGGAGGTGGTGTTGGCGTTCTTgtttaattcatttttgttgTAGGGTTTAAAGGTTTGAGGTTTTGGAGATGATGATTCTTGTTGACTAGTTGTAAATCTATCAATTAGATGTGACTTATGTGTTTTCTCTTAAATCCGTGATCTCGGCTTGTAATTGCTTTTTTCGTTGTATTAGGTTCATTGATGGAACATGGATTCAAAATTGTTGAATCTAGATAGATAAGTGAAGTGgttatattttttgttgaatCCCAACATGTAATGGTTGAACAGAGGTTCAAAATGCATTATATTGTTGAACAGGGGTTCAAAATTATTGAATCCAAACAATCCTGGCTTGTAATTACCTTGTGGAATAATAGTTACCATCACAAAATTTAAGGTGCACTAGCTGAAAAAGTGTGAACTTGAATTAGATAGACGAGGAGCCAAATGACCATTGAAAAAGAGTAATTTGTGCTAAACCACTAAGGAAAAGTGAACATCTAAAGCTCCAAACATGAATATCTAGTTGAAATGACATCAGACAGATAAGAACCTCTGAAATAGATTAATCCACTGATATTTCTTAGAGCATAATGCAAAAATAGACTTCGTAATATATACTCCACATAAGAAGAGAACTTTGTGGTGATTGTTTCCCCAATACTTGAGGTGTTTTGTGAACTTAACTTTCACAAGTCACGGTTAAATCATGGAAAAAAGAACACTATTAAAAACAAGGCAATGATGTACTCATCATGATTGCAACAACTACTTGAAAATTTCATTCAAACAATCTCGGCTTGTAATTGCCTTGTGGGATAATGGTTACCGTCACaaaatttcattcttcatcCATTCATAAGATGATGTTTTGTAAAACAAGGACCATGAAACCCTTTGATGTCAACAACATTCTTTACATCATCGGAACCATAAAGAACTTGTCGCTCGCATCACATCTATGCTCGTCGCACGCTAGATTTTGAATCTTCATCATTCAAACTAGCAAAATTACAAGTTCCAACTATATACTTCTTTAGACAAGTAGTCCTACTAAAATAACCAATAAAACACAAACTAACagaaaaataccaattaaatGGTGCATATCATACCTAAATCTCTGCACCTTCTCATCAATCTTCTTATCAATGTTCTCAATTTTGTCTTTCAAATGTTCAAGCAAATACTCAATGTTTTTTGTGTCATCTTCAAATCTTGTAAGCGGAACCTTCGTGGTAGGATGACGCACATCGCGTGTAGGCAAAcaccaagaaaagaagtcaCACGTTCTATTCTCACAATGATAGTAGaacttgtctttcttttttgttgattccGATATTTTTCCGGCAACTCGCTTACCACACTTATACCTTTTATTTTGGAAGGTCAATCCACTCCAAGTAGTCTCATTCACACTGGATGAAGACATTATACCTGCAAGAACAAATCATATGCTAATGGAATCTGGCAATATTGTTAGCAATaaaggcaaagaagaaaaaaaaaattaaatctaagCGATATTCTCGTACCTTTAAAAAATCCTACTTGTGCATGACACAACTTCATCGAGTAATGACAACACTAGAGGACGTCAAGGAAGTCACAATAAAGAAACAAACATCAATGGATATGTTCCATTTGGTAGAATACTGATTCTCTAAGTTGACCATTTTGGAGGGTAGTGACAAAATATAAAGTTATAAACAAACCATTGCTGAATGAAATCTGGCAATATTCTTACTTATAACatcaataaaagcaaaaaagaaaaaaactcaaatctagTACCCAATCTCTTAAGTGCTCCTTTATTGGTCCATTAGCAATAGAAAATATGATATATAGGCTACTTTACAAAATAGACACATTGCATTGCAAGTTCTCGCAGAATAGATACATTGCCGGTTTCACCTTGGAGACCACGCGATGGaacggaagagagagaaatcatctTACTTAGTCACATCATAACCTAGACAACATCAAGTGAAGTTTTTTTACTTCAACCCTAGCCCTCTTTAGCACGCaaagaggaaaatcaaaatcGAATCTACCAAATCAAAGTTGAAACAtaacaagagaaagagagagcgggAAGAGAAATCGACCAAACCTTGAGAGAAGTCGCGAGACAAAGTTTTAGAGGAAGCTGTACGAATGACCGAGGAGGCCGACGGGATTTGAGTGCGTTCATGACTACCGATGGGCTCGGAGGCGATGTCGAAGGCTTTGGCGAAGGTGGATTTTGGGATGACGCAAAGACGAGATTTCAAAGTTTTGTTCTTGTTTCTCCTTCCATGGTCGTCAGTGAAAGagggatttgagagagagaaagagtgagcaTATTCAGATTTTGAAGTCGCATAGAGAGAATGTATTTCTCCTTAGGAAGACGCAAAGACaaagagaaggggaaaagaGATAAAGGAGTGTTCATAGAGACGGATGATCTagagaattttgaaaatttgctaaGAGTGGGACCCGTAAGGACGTGTCAAATTTCCTATGATTTGACTCAGAGATTAGGAGGCACTACGGGCGCACCCAATATTTTGGGCCTATTTTGGTAGTTTTTGttcgataaaaattatttttgttcatataGTTAGATAGCTCTTCTCGAGACAATCATTTTGATTGGTTGCATGCCTTTAGCGGTTGCCTGCCAAAGGCTCACACGCCGAAGAGGCCACCGCATGTGGCAGGCACGCGCCTCTATGCGAAATGTCATGTTGCTTGACTGTACAACTATCACTGTTGATGTTAGCAATCTACGACCTAAGCCGATCCGGGTTTCACTGTTGACCCAATCCCCCTTGACCGTTAACCTAACATGCATTGATCGTTGACCTATTCACTTGGTCGGTGGTTGGACTAGAGTAATAGATCAAATCGGTCTGTGGTCGGACAGGTCTATAATCGAATAGGTTTTTGGATCCGACACAAAACATCACGTGTCCACCTTACGCGCCAAGCTTTTAGGAGGTATGTAAGGGTGCATGCGGGCTTTGTTTGGAGGGTGGTTGATGCTGACGTGCTCGAACGGTCTTGTTCTAAATTGTGGTATATTCATATTATATGTTTGATGCTTTTAAGAATGGaaaaatttatacaaaacccgtATACGTGCATTTTTAAGGGTATTCttgcatttttcttgtattttcatatgattttgaaaatataaattctAGCTCACATGTATATGACCACACCTAGTATGTGTAGAGATGATTCATTGATATATATCCATAAGCTATTATAATATAATTGGCATAGCATGTGATTTTAGAGATAAATTGCCTATGTCTTTAAGTATAAACTCACATGTATTTAATAGATGTATACATAATGTTTATATCCCCGATACGAGAGATTTTCAATGATTAAATTGGGTAATGACTGCTACAGTAGCACACTTGATtgaatttgagaaatatttatcTTATTTATGGTGGGATGTCTCATGTTCTAATGCACATTGTGTTTGATACACATTGTTTATTTTTCCAGTCACCTTCTCTGTAAATGGTAACTCTATTTTGATCGAGGTTATTAccgattcgaattttaagacatggaaatatgattttttttttgtttggaatgTAATTAGTAGATATTCACATTGCTCTTAATGAGGATAAACCAGTAGATATCATTGACACCAGTATGAAGCCCGAGAAAGCACATTTTTCTGCTTGGGATAAGAGCAATCGGATTTGCTTGTTAACCATGAAGCGATTCATTCGGGAACATTTGAAGAGTGGTCTGCTAGTTAACTGTACTCCTAAGGAAATTATGGCAACCTCGGAAGTTATAAACTATGTCTCATCTAATACTAAGATTAGGACACTTTTGCAATGACTTTTCAATATGAAGTATGGTGGTATTGATGGTGTTAGGGATTACATGAGGATGTTAGAGCTGCAGACAAAACTTGGGGTCcttcaagtttttatttctGATGCCTGCAATGTGCATCAAGCCTTAAACATCCTTCCACCTGATTTTGATATTATAAAGACCGATTACAACTCCCAAGATGAGACCTTGTCAAGTAATGACTTGATAGTTAGGGTGATGACAAAGGAAGAGAaactgaagaaagaaagaggacacATTGCCTTGTACGCCTCAAGTTCTAGCAATAAGAAGAATAAGAGGTCCGTAAAACGCACTCATAAAGGTACTCATGAATGTACCGATTATTCTCATAGTTTGGGTCTTAAGAAAGTATCATTTAAGATGAATGGTGATCACTGCTTCTTTTCTAAGAAAAGAGGTCACATAAAGAAGGACTGTGAAAGTTTAAGACTTGGTCGTCCGAGCATAAGCTTACAAgtaatgattctttggcatATGTTTGTAAATCCAACCTATTAGAATACCCATCCAGTTCATGGTGTCTAGATTGCGATGCAACTAATCAAGTTGCATTCACAATGAGGCAATTCACACATGGGGAGAAAGCCAAATGAAGATGAGTCAAAGCTCATTGTAGGAAACAACGGGAAAGTAGATGTTGAGTTCGTGGGAGACGTTATTTTAATTCTAGATTCTAGTTTTAATGTGATGTTGAGAAACactttttatgtattttcttttaaatggaACTTAGGCTACGTATGGTAATGCTCCAggaaaagtgtttctgttcccaaagtgttctcggaacactttaGGAATAGAAATACGTATGGCAAAAAAGTgtttccaaagtgttccgggaacacttttaagaaacataaacacttttggagcagaaacaagaaacaaaaaaaaaacttgattatGTATACattgaacactttttagaaacgtatttgaaatattttttagaaacagttgggaat
The sequence above is drawn from the Rhodamnia argentea isolate NSW1041297 chromosome 9, ASM2092103v1, whole genome shotgun sequence genome and encodes:
- the LOC115740759 gene encoding uncharacterized protein At3g28850-like, producing MGCVSSNLLSHDDEFSPLGTSALGHHIVSLTSTTYGLLTLDPPTPSTPAAAAAAAATTPPTPPPRFTLGSIFHSPLSDPKSFRSESKPLWSDPTRPEIINSWELMSGLDAESFRFSPLPPPKFKGPFGFDKENSNPNSASRVNSFKFQIHPSPVLKLPPPPRDGSHSEVPSLSAAVLAANPAINRFEYLCPPRGEDRVVIYTTTLRGVRKTFEDCNAVRAAVEGLGVAVCERDVSMDSGFKEELRELMKGRARVEVVPPRVFVRGRYLGGAEEVMRIVEEGGLGELLEGLPKRKAGMLCEGCGGVRFLPCFRCNGSCKVLVNLVLVKEEGEDGEKPERVVVVRCSDCNENGLVLCPICI